In Longimicrobium sp., the following are encoded in one genomic region:
- a CDS encoding M20/M25/M40 family metallo-hydrolase, which produces MTSRLIPSALVPLLALAAAPAAAQQLSPQEQAIVRSVDAHAADAVSFLERIVNINSGTLNPAGVREVGRHFEAPLDSLGFDVRWISMPDSLNRAGHLFAYRTGTQGKRVLLIGHLDTVFEEDDAFQRFVRDGRYATGPGVNDMKGGDVVILYALRALHAAGVLEGTTVTVALTGDEESAGRPLEISRHHLIEAGRNSDAALEFETGSRDSLGEYAVVARRSSSGWTLRVRGRTGHSSGVFGEGSGSGAIFEAARILTAFHEELRGEPNLTFNPGVIVGGTDVEYDPRRSAGTAFGKTNVIAQTAIVTGDIRTLTDEQLQRTRERMRAIVARHLPRTEAEITFGEGYPSMPPTEGNQALLDVLNSVNRDLGTAPMQAFDPGRRGAADVSFVAPYTNALAGLGVHGSGAHGPNERIDLETLPLQIKRAALLIYRLTR; this is translated from the coding sequence GTGACTTCTCGACTGATCCCGTCCGCGCTCGTTCCGCTGCTGGCGTTGGCCGCCGCGCCCGCCGCGGCGCAGCAGCTTTCGCCGCAGGAGCAGGCCATCGTTCGCTCGGTAGACGCCCATGCGGCCGACGCCGTGAGCTTTTTGGAGCGCATCGTCAACATCAACAGCGGCACGCTGAACCCGGCGGGCGTGCGCGAGGTGGGGCGGCACTTCGAGGCGCCGCTGGACTCGCTGGGGTTCGACGTGCGGTGGATCAGCATGCCCGACTCGCTGAACCGCGCCGGGCACCTGTTCGCCTACCGCACCGGGACGCAGGGCAAGCGCGTGCTGCTGATCGGCCACCTGGACACCGTGTTCGAAGAGGACGACGCCTTTCAGCGCTTCGTGCGCGACGGGCGGTACGCCACGGGGCCGGGGGTGAACGACATGAAGGGCGGCGACGTGGTGATCCTGTACGCACTGCGGGCGCTTCACGCGGCCGGCGTGCTCGAGGGGACCACCGTCACCGTGGCGCTCACGGGGGACGAGGAATCGGCGGGGCGGCCGCTGGAAATTTCACGGCACCACCTGATCGAGGCGGGCCGGAACAGCGACGCGGCGCTGGAGTTCGAGACGGGGTCGCGCGACTCGCTGGGCGAGTATGCCGTGGTCGCGCGGCGCAGCAGCAGCGGGTGGACGCTGCGGGTGCGCGGCCGCACGGGGCACTCGTCGGGCGTGTTCGGCGAGGGCTCGGGGAGCGGGGCCATTTTCGAGGCGGCGCGCATCCTCACCGCCTTTCACGAGGAGCTGCGCGGCGAGCCCAACCTCACCTTCAACCCGGGGGTGATCGTCGGCGGGACGGACGTGGAGTACGATCCGCGGCGAAGCGCGGGGACGGCGTTCGGCAAGACCAACGTCATCGCGCAGACGGCCATCGTCACCGGCGACATCCGCACGCTCACCGACGAGCAGCTGCAGCGCACGCGTGAGCGGATGAGGGCCATCGTCGCCCGCCACCTTCCGCGCACGGAGGCGGAGATCACCTTCGGCGAGGGCTATCCGTCCATGCCCCCGACCGAAGGAAACCAGGCGCTGCTGGACGTGCTGAACAGCGTGAACCGCGACCTGGGGACGGCGCCGATGCAGGCGTTCGATCCCGGCCGGCGCGGGGCGGCGGACGTGTCGTTCGTGGCGCCGTACACCAACGCGCTGGCGGGGCTGGGCGTGCACGGCTCCGGGGCGCACGGCCCCAACGAGCGCATCGACCTGGAAACGCTGCCGCTGCAGATCAAGCGCGCCGCGCTGCTCATCTACCGCCTGACTCGCTGA